From one Catenuloplanes nepalensis genomic stretch:
- a CDS encoding carbohydrate ABC transporter permease, protein MSRRVVPNTIALLIALVVAFPIYWMVLSALKPAGEIQSATPVPWTFNPTLDSFQRVLQVNDFGRYFMNSLIVALAVVALSGLVAFLAAVALTRFRFRFRTTLLVLFLIAQMVPIEALTIPLFFLVRDLGALNTLFSLILVHFAFTLPLAVWMLRGFVAAIPDEIEEAAQLDGASRWQILWRILFPLVAPGLAATSVFSFITAWNDFLFARTFIISATENQTLPMALLVFFKPDENDWGGIMAASVLMTVPVLIFFMFVQRRLVSGLAGAVKD, encoded by the coding sequence CCCGAACACGATCGCGCTGCTGATCGCGCTGGTCGTCGCGTTCCCGATCTACTGGATGGTGCTGTCCGCGCTGAAACCGGCCGGGGAGATCCAGTCGGCCACGCCGGTGCCGTGGACGTTCAACCCGACGCTGGACAGTTTCCAGCGCGTGTTGCAGGTCAACGACTTCGGCCGGTACTTCATGAACAGCCTGATCGTGGCGCTGGCCGTGGTCGCGCTCTCCGGGCTGGTGGCGTTCCTGGCCGCGGTCGCGCTGACCCGGTTCCGCTTCCGGTTCCGGACCACGCTGCTGGTCCTGTTCCTGATCGCGCAGATGGTGCCGATCGAGGCGCTGACCATCCCGCTGTTCTTCCTGGTCCGTGACCTCGGCGCGCTGAACACGCTGTTCTCGCTGATCCTGGTGCACTTCGCGTTCACGCTGCCGCTCGCGGTGTGGATGCTGCGCGGGTTCGTCGCCGCGATCCCGGACGAGATCGAGGAGGCCGCGCAGCTCGACGGCGCGTCCCGCTGGCAGATCCTGTGGCGCATCCTGTTCCCGCTGGTCGCGCCGGGGCTCGCGGCCACCAGCGTGTTCTCGTTCATCACCGCGTGGAACGACTTCCTGTTCGCGCGCACGTTCATCATCAGCGCCACCGAGAACCAGACGCTGCCGATGGCGCTGCTGGTCTTCTTCAAGCCGGACGAGAACGACTGGGGCGGGATCATGGCAGCATCGGTGCTGATGACCGTACCCGTGCTGATCTTCTTCATGTTCGTCCAGCGTCGTCTGGTGTCCGGCCTGGCCGGGGCGGTGAAGGATTGA
- a CDS encoding beta-N-acetylhexosaminidase, with the protein MIPRPVSASFDDAGAFTLRPDTVLIAPDTLAGTAAWLRATLGPPTGCFLPPAALSLADEPAPSGAIVLRLDERMPAEAYRLTVSASLVTVTGGDPAGVHYGLQTMRQLLPPAALRRAAVVNGPWELAAVEITDAPRFRWRGAMLDVARHFMPVAGVLRLIDLLALHKLNVLHLHLTDDQGWRLEIPDYPRLTSVGGWRRRSMRGSKKHEEYDDRPHGGYYTADDVREIVAYAAARHVTVVPEIDLPGHVQAALAAYPRLGNGPVPAVREAWGISSHTLNTSDEALDFCRTVLHTVCDLFPSPVVGIGGDECDRDEWRNSPAAVAHARDLGIDPDDLQAWFVAQFTSVLRERGRRPYGWDEILEGGAPEGALVAAWRGPEAAAFAANAGHDVVSCPDMHVYLDYRQSDDPAEPTPVGTRLTVEDVYAFDPVPPGLASPDRIIGAQANIWTEHMPDARAVDYMAFPRLCALAEVVWSATARDAGDFARRLTGHYARLDALGVEYRRPDGPLPWQSRPAARGNPLTDAERREIIAGLTARLLSR; encoded by the coding sequence TTGATCCCGCGCCCCGTCTCGGCCTCGTTCGACGACGCCGGCGCGTTCACGCTGCGCCCGGACACCGTGCTGATCGCGCCGGACACGCTCGCCGGGACCGCGGCCTGGCTGCGCGCCACGCTCGGGCCGCCGACCGGCTGCTTCCTTCCGCCGGCGGCGCTGTCCCTCGCTGATGAACCAGCGCCCAGCGGCGCGATCGTGCTCCGGCTCGACGAGCGGATGCCGGCCGAGGCGTACCGGCTGACCGTCTCCGCCTCGCTGGTCACCGTGACCGGCGGCGACCCGGCCGGCGTGCACTACGGCCTGCAGACGATGCGCCAACTGCTGCCGCCGGCCGCGCTACGCCGGGCCGCGGTCGTCAACGGCCCGTGGGAGCTGGCGGCCGTGGAGATCACCGACGCGCCCCGGTTCCGCTGGCGCGGCGCCATGCTGGACGTGGCCCGGCACTTCATGCCGGTCGCCGGCGTGCTTCGGCTGATCGACCTGCTCGCGCTGCACAAGCTGAACGTGCTGCACCTGCACCTCACGGACGACCAGGGCTGGCGGCTGGAGATCCCGGACTACCCGCGGCTGACGTCGGTCGGCGGCTGGCGGCGGCGCAGCATGCGCGGCTCCAAGAAGCACGAGGAATACGACGACCGGCCGCACGGCGGGTACTACACCGCGGACGACGTCCGGGAGATCGTCGCCTACGCCGCGGCCCGGCACGTCACCGTGGTGCCGGAGATCGATCTGCCCGGCCACGTGCAGGCCGCGCTCGCGGCGTACCCACGGCTGGGAAACGGTCCGGTGCCGGCCGTGCGGGAGGCCTGGGGCATCTCGTCGCACACGCTCAACACCTCGGACGAGGCGCTGGACTTCTGCCGCACGGTCCTGCACACGGTCTGCGACCTGTTCCCGTCCCCGGTGGTCGGCATCGGCGGTGACGAATGCGACCGCGACGAGTGGCGCAACAGCCCGGCCGCGGTGGCGCACGCCCGCGACCTCGGTATCGACCCGGACGACCTGCAGGCCTGGTTCGTCGCGCAGTTCACGTCCGTGCTGCGCGAGCGGGGCCGCCGGCCGTACGGCTGGGACGAGATCCTGGAGGGCGGCGCGCCGGAGGGTGCGCTGGTTGCGGCGTGGCGTGGCCCCGAGGCCGCCGCCTTCGCCGCGAACGCGGGCCACGACGTGGTCTCCTGCCCGGACATGCACGTCTACCTCGACTACCGGCAGTCCGACGACCCGGCCGAACCGACCCCGGTCGGCACCCGGCTCACCGTGGAGGACGTCTACGCGTTCGACCCGGTGCCGCCCGGCCTCGCGTCACCCGACCGGATCATCGGGGCCCAGGCGAACATCTGGACCGAGCACATGCCGGACGCGCGGGCCGTCGACTACATGGCCTTCCCACGGCTGTGCGCGCTGGCCGAGGTGGTCTGGTCCGCCACGGCTCGCGACGCCGGGGACTTCGCCCGGCGGCTGACCGGCCACTACGCCCGGCTGGACGCGCTCGGCGTCGAGTACCGCCGGCCGGACGGCCCGCTGCCGTGGCAGTCCCGGCCTGCCGCGCGCGGCAACCCGCTCACCGACGCGGAACGCCGCGAGATCATCGCCGGCCTCACCGCACGGTTGCTGAGCCGCTAG
- a CDS encoding MarR family winged helix-turn-helix transcriptional regulator codes for MTTWLTDDEQRDWRRFVAMQNRLMTQLAAHLQAEGGLSVPDYEVLVHLSEAPDGRMRSTDLIERTCWEKSRLSHHLTRMEKRGFVTRETRPGDLRYSDVVITAAGRAAIEAAAPTHVAHVRSWFIEALSSEELAVLGKLSEKVSARLEETTPACPA; via the coding sequence GTGACTACCTGGCTGACCGATGACGAACAGCGCGACTGGCGCCGGTTCGTCGCCATGCAGAACCGGTTGATGACGCAGCTCGCCGCGCATCTGCAGGCAGAGGGCGGGCTGTCGGTCCCCGACTACGAGGTGCTGGTGCACCTCTCCGAGGCGCCGGACGGGCGCATGCGCTCCACCGACCTGATCGAGCGCACCTGCTGGGAGAAGAGCCGGCTCTCGCACCACCTGACCCGGATGGAGAAGCGCGGCTTCGTCACCCGCGAGACCCGGCCGGGCGACCTGCGCTACTCGGATGTGGTGATCACCGCGGCCGGGCGGGCCGCGATCGAGGCGGCGGCGCCGACGCACGTGGCGCACGTGCGGTCGTGGTTCATCGAGGCGCTCAGCTCGGAGGAGCTGGCCGTGCTCGGCAAGCTCTCCGAGAAGGTGTCCGCCCGGCTGGAGGAGACGACGCCGGCCTGCCCGGCCTGA
- a CDS encoding discoidin domain-containing protein: MLPWLVGLAIVAVLGLVAAVVPLLGAEDEPDPVALPSAVETPSWRVGYPSGPSTIAPTTPSPSPSPSVSRSASPSPSPSVPATVAAPPQSRAPSAKPAAPSGPKGNPSGANIARGRPAFASTEADETRAAGAVDGDVATRWSSAYSAPEWIMVDLGEAWKISSVTLFWETAYGRAYRIEVSGDGNTWKSIYSTAAGAGGTVKATAPAGTTGRYVRLYGTEVATIWGFSIFEMEVR; the protein is encoded by the coding sequence ATGTTGCCGTGGCTGGTGGGGCTGGCGATCGTGGCGGTGCTGGGGCTGGTGGCCGCGGTGGTGCCGTTGCTGGGCGCGGAGGACGAACCGGATCCGGTGGCGTTGCCGAGCGCGGTGGAGACGCCCTCGTGGCGGGTCGGCTATCCGTCCGGGCCGTCGACGATCGCGCCGACGACGCCGTCGCCGTCACCCTCGCCGTCCGTGTCCCGGTCGGCGTCGCCGAGTCCGAGCCCGTCCGTGCCGGCGACCGTGGCTGCACCGCCGCAGAGCCGGGCGCCGTCCGCCAAGCCGGCGGCGCCGTCCGGTCCGAAGGGGAATCCGTCCGGCGCGAACATCGCGCGTGGGCGGCCCGCGTTCGCCTCGACGGAGGCGGACGAGACGCGGGCGGCGGGCGCGGTGGACGGGGACGTGGCCACGCGGTGGAGCAGCGCCTACTCCGCCCCGGAGTGGATCATGGTGGACCTGGGCGAGGCCTGGAAGATCAGCAGCGTCACGCTGTTCTGGGAGACCGCCTACGGCCGTGCTTACCGGATCGAGGTGTCCGGCGACGGGAACACCTGGAAGTCGATCTACAGCACCGCCGCGGGCGCGGGCGGCACGGTGAAGGCGACCGCGCCGGCCGGCACCACCGGCCGCTATGTCCGCCTCTACGGCACCGAGGTCGCGACCATCTGGGGCTTCAGCATCTTCGAGATGGAGGTCCGCTGA
- a CDS encoding TetR/AcrR family transcriptional regulator, with protein MVTDPPAPRKRADAERNKKALLDAAAAAFVESGVDVAVRDVAARAGVGVGTIYRHFPTRADLIVAVYRHQVEACAEAGPALLAAGPTPHAALAAWVNLFADFLVTKHGLAEALQSDNAAFATLHAYFLDRLLPVCADLLDAGITAGEITPDIDPLTLLRGIGNLCIGAGDPRYDARLMITLVINGLRPS; from the coding sequence GTGGTCACCGACCCGCCCGCGCCCCGGAAGCGTGCCGACGCCGAGCGCAACAAGAAGGCGCTGCTGGACGCGGCCGCGGCCGCGTTCGTCGAGTCCGGCGTGGACGTGGCGGTCCGCGATGTCGCCGCCCGCGCCGGCGTGGGCGTGGGCACGATCTACCGGCACTTCCCCACCCGCGCCGATCTGATCGTGGCGGTCTACCGTCACCAGGTCGAGGCGTGTGCCGAGGCCGGCCCCGCGCTGCTCGCCGCCGGCCCGACCCCGCACGCCGCACTGGCCGCCTGGGTCAACCTCTTCGCCGACTTCCTGGTCACCAAGCACGGTCTGGCCGAGGCGCTGCAGTCCGACAACGCCGCGTTCGCCACGCTCCACGCGTACTTCCTGGACCGCCTGCTGCCCGTCTGCGCCGACCTGCTCGACGCCGGCATCACCGCCGGCGAGATCACGCCGGACATCGACCCGCTCACGCTGCTCCGCGGCATCGGCAACCTCTGCATCGGCGCCGGCGACCCCCGCTACGACGCCCGCCTGATGATCACCCTGGTCATCAACGGCCTGCGGCCCAGCTGA
- a CDS encoding alpha/beta hydrolase family protein, with translation MTATTPNAVLTIHPVVLPAPDRGDDLQVRISAPATGGDLPVIVFSHGYHQSAIGYGPLVDHWAANGFAVIQPTHLDSLRLGLPEDDPRTPGIWRTRIDDVTRVLDNLDVLEAAIPGRFDRDRIAVAGHSWGAQTVGVLLGAGVVGMDVPARDPRISAGVLLAATGTGGEDLSPFAAEHFPFMSPDFTGMTTPALIVAGDRDQSMLSARGPEWFTDVYHLSPAPKTLLTVYGGEHSLGGITGYAVTETTDESPERVALIARATTAFLRGDVLPEAGELGRIASK, from the coding sequence ATGACTGCCACCACGCCAAACGCCGTTCTCACGATCCACCCGGTGGTCCTGCCCGCGCCGGACCGCGGCGACGATCTGCAGGTGCGGATCTCGGCGCCCGCGACCGGCGGCGACCTGCCCGTCATCGTCTTCTCGCACGGTTACCACCAGTCCGCGATCGGGTACGGGCCGCTGGTCGACCACTGGGCCGCGAACGGCTTCGCGGTGATCCAGCCGACCCACCTCGACTCGCTGCGGCTCGGCCTGCCGGAGGACGACCCGCGCACGCCCGGCATCTGGCGCACCCGGATCGACGACGTGACCCGGGTGCTCGACAACCTGGACGTGCTGGAGGCCGCCATCCCGGGACGGTTCGACCGGGACCGGATCGCGGTGGCCGGCCACTCCTGGGGCGCGCAGACCGTGGGTGTGCTGCTCGGCGCGGGCGTCGTCGGCATGGACGTGCCGGCCCGCGACCCGCGGATCTCGGCGGGCGTGCTGCTCGCGGCGACCGGCACCGGCGGGGAGGACCTGTCGCCGTTCGCGGCCGAGCACTTCCCGTTCATGAGCCCGGACTTCACGGGGATGACCACGCCGGCGCTGATCGTGGCCGGCGACAGGGACCAGTCGATGCTGTCGGCGCGCGGGCCGGAGTGGTTCACCGACGTCTACCACCTGAGCCCGGCGCCGAAAACCCTGCTCACGGTATACGGCGGGGAGCACTCGCTCGGCGGGATCACCGGCTACGCGGTCACCGAGACCACGGACGAGAGCCCGGAGCGGGTCGCGCTCATCGCGCGGGCCACCACGGCGTTCCTGCGGGGCGACGTGCTCCCGGAGGCCGGCGAGCTCGGCCGTATCGCGTCGAAGTGA
- a CDS encoding CGNR zinc finger domain-containing protein — MHINPYGEDAVLLAIDLLRNPPTTAAELEARCRAADLMIEQPVTDADLDATREFLRAWLEVVDAPDFTVRADRLNALLAGSSAYPRLTNHADDGWHVHYRGSNLPLGWLLRALISVGTALHLAGRGMHRLGRCAAPDCTAPFADISRTGRQRYCTTTCANRDAVRRHRARTPAA, encoded by the coding sequence GTGCACATCAACCCTTACGGCGAGGACGCGGTCCTGCTGGCGATAGACCTGCTGCGCAACCCACCCACGACCGCGGCCGAGCTGGAGGCCCGCTGCCGCGCCGCGGATCTGATGATCGAGCAGCCGGTCACGGACGCGGACCTGGACGCGACCCGCGAATTCCTCCGGGCCTGGCTGGAGGTGGTCGACGCACCCGACTTCACGGTCCGCGCCGACCGGCTGAACGCGCTGCTGGCCGGCTCCTCGGCGTACCCGCGGCTGACCAACCACGCGGACGACGGCTGGCACGTGCACTACCGCGGCTCGAACCTGCCGCTCGGCTGGCTGCTGCGCGCACTGATCAGCGTCGGGACCGCGCTGCACCTGGCCGGCCGCGGCATGCACCGCCTCGGCCGCTGCGCCGCCCCGGACTGCACGGCCCCGTTCGCCGACATCAGCCGCACCGGCCGCCAGCGCTACTGCACCACCACCTGCGCCAACCGCGACGCCGTCCGCCGCCACCGCGCCCGCACCCCGGCCGCCTGA
- a CDS encoding glycosyltransferase family 2 protein: protein MSVIVPALNEARNLPHVLGAMPQVDEVILVDGGSVDDTVETARRLMPGIRVIQQGRRGKGNALACGFAAAKGDIIVMIDADGSTDPREIPRFVEALRRGADFAKGSRFVASGGSADITGIRRLGNKALSLFVNVLFRTRYSDLCYGYNAFWTAHLPIFGLDHTTPRPANGERLWGDGFEIETLLNLRVARAGLRVEEVASYEHERIHGVSNLNALTDGLRVLRTIMREWPRKPIPHLAVEMAAASATVAGRRHRVTASMRIRGTAAGRKHARAGARGLS, encoded by the coding sequence GTGAGCGTGATCGTTCCGGCGCTGAACGAGGCCCGGAACCTGCCACACGTGCTCGGCGCGATGCCGCAGGTGGACGAGGTCATCCTCGTCGACGGCGGCTCCGTGGACGACACGGTCGAGACCGCGCGGCGCCTGATGCCCGGCATTCGCGTGATCCAGCAGGGCCGCAGGGGCAAGGGAAACGCCCTGGCCTGCGGATTCGCGGCGGCCAAGGGCGACATCATCGTCATGATCGACGCGGACGGGTCCACCGATCCCCGTGAAATCCCGCGCTTCGTCGAGGCACTGCGCCGCGGCGCCGACTTCGCCAAGGGATCCCGGTTCGTAGCCAGCGGGGGCAGCGCGGACATCACGGGCATCCGGCGACTCGGCAACAAGGCGCTCAGCCTCTTCGTGAACGTGCTGTTCCGCACCCGCTACAGCGACCTCTGCTACGGCTACAACGCGTTCTGGACCGCCCACCTGCCGATCTTCGGGCTGGACCACACCACGCCCCGGCCCGCGAACGGCGAACGGCTCTGGGGCGACGGCTTCGAGATCGAGACGCTGCTCAACCTGCGCGTCGCCCGCGCCGGCCTGCGCGTCGAGGAGGTCGCCAGTTACGAGCACGAGCGCATCCACGGCGTGAGCAACCTCAACGCGCTCACCGACGGGCTCCGCGTGCTGCGCACCATCATGCGCGAGTGGCCGCGCAAGCCGATCCCGCACCTGGCGGTCGAGATGGCCGCGGCGTCCGCGACCGTGGCCGGACGCCGGCACCGGGTGACCGCGTCCATGCGCATCCGCGGCACCGCCGCCGGCCGCAAGCACGCCCGTGCGGGCGCGAGAGGGCTCTCGTGA
- a CDS encoding glycosyltransferase family 2 protein: protein MTLLAPEETRRTGEGTGTPAISVVVCTYHERRFGDLVAACASVTAQLRPHDELIVVVDHNPELLSRVNREIPGAHAVASAGPPGLSGARNTGVRLSHCPVVAFLDDDATAADGWLGRLRAGFADPAVQVVGTEVVPRWAGGAPPRWFPPEFGWVVGCGYRGLPTEPAPVRNPIGASMAIRRACFSEVGGFSEVVGRVGTLPVGCEETEFCIRLTRRHTGAVVVFDPRARVDHLVPADRQRLRYFLSRCYHEGRSKRAVTALAGAGDALAAERRYVRVVLPLGVARGLAGAIRRPSGLLQAGAILAGLTVTVLGYLTGRPARSGIRRAVR, encoded by the coding sequence GTGACCCTGCTCGCACCGGAGGAGACCAGACGGACCGGCGAGGGTACGGGCACGCCCGCGATCAGCGTGGTCGTCTGCACGTACCACGAACGGCGCTTCGGCGACCTCGTCGCGGCCTGCGCGTCCGTCACCGCCCAACTGAGACCGCACGACGAGCTGATCGTCGTGGTCGACCACAACCCGGAGCTGCTGTCCCGGGTGAACCGGGAGATCCCCGGCGCGCACGCGGTCGCCAGCGCCGGGCCGCCCGGCCTGTCCGGCGCCCGCAACACCGGCGTCCGGCTCAGCCACTGCCCGGTAGTCGCGTTCCTGGACGACGACGCCACCGCCGCTGACGGGTGGCTCGGCCGGCTCCGCGCCGGGTTCGCCGACCCGGCCGTCCAGGTCGTCGGCACCGAGGTGGTGCCGCGCTGGGCCGGTGGGGCACCGCCGCGCTGGTTCCCGCCCGAGTTCGGCTGGGTGGTCGGCTGCGGATACCGCGGCCTGCCCACCGAGCCGGCGCCGGTGCGCAACCCGATCGGCGCCTCGATGGCGATCCGCCGGGCCTGCTTCTCCGAGGTCGGCGGCTTCTCCGAGGTCGTCGGCCGGGTCGGCACGCTTCCGGTCGGCTGCGAGGAGACCGAGTTCTGCATCCGCCTGACCCGGCGGCACACCGGTGCCGTCGTCGTCTTCGATCCGCGGGCCCGGGTGGACCACCTGGTGCCCGCGGACCGGCAGCGGCTCCGCTACTTCCTGAGCCGCTGCTATCACGAGGGCCGTTCCAAGCGGGCGGTCACCGCGCTCGCCGGTGCCGGTGACGCGCTCGCGGCCGAGCGCAGGTATGTCCGGGTGGTGCTGCCGCTCGGCGTGGCCCGCGGACTCGCCGGCGCGATCCGGCGGCCCAGCGGCCTGCTCCAGGCGGGCGCGATCCTCGCCGGGCTGACCGTGACCGTGCTCGGTTACCTCACCGGCCGCCCGGCCCGCTCCGGAATCCGGAGGGCTGTCCGATGA
- a CDS encoding polysaccharide pyruvyl transferase family protein — protein MTDARIDAPVRALTARTGAILQDLLPGGPHVALLDFPAHDNAGDSLIHLGQMAHLRRLGLVVRYLADDRTYSPTVLRKRHPEGPILIQGGGNLGDLWPLRQDFRERLLREHPDRPIVQLPQSMDFRDRARQVRASAAFHAHPELTLLLRDERSLARARDAFPGVRTEFCPDLAPGAGPQPRTAPATHDVVLLLRTDGEQTGEHRVTVPAGASALRTDWGFRGVHRLRWDLLRTPSAVARHLPALRGPLQTTVERSFAAIAAHNVGRARAVLSRGRAVVTDRLHAAVLAALMDIPVIAMDNCSGKISAAYDAYLHALPGLTFARSAAEASESLEGLL, from the coding sequence GTGACCGACGCCCGCATCGACGCTCCCGTCCGCGCACTCACCGCGCGGACGGGAGCGATCCTGCAGGATCTGCTGCCCGGCGGCCCGCACGTGGCGCTGCTCGACTTCCCCGCTCACGACAACGCCGGCGACTCGCTGATCCATCTCGGCCAGATGGCGCATCTGCGGCGACTCGGCCTCGTGGTGCGGTATCTCGCCGATGACCGGACCTACAGCCCCACGGTACTGCGCAAGCGGCATCCGGAAGGCCCGATCCTCATTCAGGGCGGGGGGAATCTGGGCGACCTGTGGCCGCTCCGGCAGGACTTCCGTGAACGGCTGCTGCGCGAGCATCCGGACCGGCCGATCGTCCAGCTGCCACAGTCCATGGACTTCCGCGACCGGGCCCGGCAAGTCCGGGCGAGCGCGGCGTTCCACGCCCACCCGGAGCTCACGCTGCTGCTGCGCGACGAGCGCAGCCTGGCCCGCGCCCGGGACGCGTTCCCCGGCGTGCGCACCGAGTTCTGCCCCGACCTCGCGCCCGGCGCCGGGCCGCAGCCGCGCACCGCACCGGCCACACACGACGTGGTGCTGCTGCTGCGCACGGACGGCGAGCAGACCGGCGAGCACCGCGTGACGGTCCCGGCCGGCGCGAGCGCGCTGCGCACCGACTGGGGATTCCGCGGCGTGCACCGGCTGCGCTGGGACCTGCTGCGCACGCCGTCCGCGGTCGCCCGCCACCTGCCGGCGCTGCGCGGGCCGCTGCAGACCACCGTGGAGCGCTCGTTCGCCGCGATCGCCGCGCACAACGTCGGCCGGGCCCGCGCGGTGCTCTCCCGGGGACGCGCGGTGGTCACCGATCGGCTGCACGCGGCCGTGCTCGCCGCGCTGATGGACATTCCGGTGATCGCGATGGACAACTGCTCGGGGAAGATCTCGGCCGCGTACGACGCGTACCTGCACGCGTTGCCCGGCCTCACGTTCGCCCGGTCCGCGGCCGAGGCGTCCGAGTCGCTGGAGGGCCTGTTGTGA
- a CDS encoding glycosyltransferase family 2 protein, translating to MTAVLPAAPATTAVGVWCCELELSGVDGPAAVVPARAEPRMRVLVRLHGEPLGYLTRPAGTTVDELVEAAWRAFGTAALEHLAAEGAEPVIGERPAPATAACPNRVAADELVSVVVCTRDRAGQLGAALDRLAALTYPRLEIVIVDNAPSDDSTERLVRARAKDDTRLRYVREPRPGLSAARNRGLVAAHGTYIAYTDDDVSVDPGWVHGLVRGFATRADVACVTGLVCTASIGNAAEAYFDARNSGWSGRIAPRLFDKDTDGGPLYPYSAGIFGTGANVAFHRERTLALGGFDEALGAGSPTRGGEDLDAFVRVLRAGHAIAYQPAAVVWHHHRADPGSLLRQMYGYGTGLTAYLTKLALTRDTRRDLLRRVPAGLVRLARIRPDTRRRLDGVAAPRAALRREFAGFLAGPFLYLHARRAGGSR from the coding sequence GTGACCGCCGTGCTGCCCGCCGCGCCCGCGACCACCGCCGTCGGCGTCTGGTGCTGCGAACTCGAACTGTCCGGTGTGGATGGTCCCGCCGCGGTCGTCCCGGCTCGCGCGGAACCGCGGATGCGGGTGCTGGTCCGGCTGCACGGCGAGCCGCTCGGCTACCTCACCCGGCCCGCCGGGACCACCGTGGACGAGCTGGTCGAGGCCGCGTGGCGGGCGTTCGGCACGGCCGCGCTGGAACACCTGGCGGCCGAGGGCGCGGAGCCGGTGATCGGCGAGCGGCCCGCGCCGGCCACCGCGGCCTGCCCCAACCGGGTGGCCGCGGACGAACTCGTCTCCGTCGTGGTGTGCACCCGCGACCGGGCCGGGCAGCTCGGGGCCGCGCTGGACCGGCTGGCTGCGCTCACGTACCCCCGGCTGGAGATCGTGATCGTGGACAACGCGCCGTCCGACGACTCGACGGAACGCCTGGTCCGGGCGAGGGCGAAGGACGACACCCGGCTGCGGTACGTGCGAGAGCCGCGCCCCGGCCTGTCCGCGGCCCGCAACCGGGGGCTGGTCGCGGCGCACGGCACCTACATCGCCTACACCGACGACGACGTCTCGGTCGACCCCGGCTGGGTGCACGGGCTGGTCCGCGGCTTCGCGACCCGGGCGGACGTGGCGTGCGTGACCGGGCTGGTCTGCACCGCGTCGATCGGCAACGCGGCCGAGGCGTACTTCGACGCGCGCAACTCCGGCTGGTCCGGCCGGATCGCGCCGCGCCTGTTCGACAAGGACACCGACGGCGGGCCGCTCTACCCGTACTCCGCCGGGATCTTCGGCACCGGCGCGAACGTCGCGTTCCACCGGGAGCGGACGCTCGCGCTCGGCGGGTTCGACGAGGCGCTCGGCGCCGGCTCGCCGACCCGGGGCGGCGAGGACCTGGACGCGTTCGTCCGCGTGCTGCGCGCCGGGCACGCGATCGCCTACCAGCCGGCCGCGGTCGTCTGGCACCACCACCGCGCGGACCCGGGCTCGCTGCTGCGCCAGATGTACGGCTACGGCACCGGCCTCACCGCCTATCTGACCAAGCTCGCGCTCACCCGCGACACCCGCCGTGATCTGCTCCGGCGCGTGCCGGCCGGGCTGGTGCGGCTGGCCCGGATCCGCCCGGACACCCGTCGCCGGCTGGACGGCGTGGCCGCGCCCCGGGCCGCGCTGCGCCGCGAGTTCGCCGGATTCCTGGCCGGTCCGTTCCTCTACCTGCACGCCCGCCGCGCCGGTGGCTCACGGTGA